A region of Lacinutrix sp. Hel_I_90 DNA encodes the following proteins:
- a CDS encoding MBL fold metallo-hydrolase RNA specificity domain-containing protein translates to MKPFVNVHFLGASGTVTGSKFLIETSEKNILIDCGLFQGLKVLRELNWNNLPIKVNEIDLVLLTHGHLDHVGYLPRLLKQGFKGKIIGTAPTLAIGEIILKDSAKIQEEEAKKANADKYTKHHPALAFYTIKDAENTIKLFQAEEIDTWIQLSKNIAYRFQYNGHIIGATFIELDIFEKRFVFSGDIGREQDYLLETPKKPDKADVLFIESTYGNKLHPDEAIETLLSDLIKDTINKKGQLIIPSFAVERLQTLMYILWKLYQKNKIPNIPIFIDSPMGNNVLDVFNRFPKWHKLSDTEYRAMCNHVTIVQSYKETWDTIDDKRSKIIIAGSGMVTGGRVLTYLKQLIDEPSTTVLLVGYQAEGTRGRQLHDGAHEIKLFGKYYPVKATIKRIDSLSAHADQQELLNWMSAIKNTPEKVFLVHGEPTALDAFRVKIKTVYDWTATIPKLGDVEKIIQ, encoded by the coding sequence ATGAAACCGTTCGTAAACGTTCATTTTTTAGGAGCTTCGGGTACTGTAACAGGTTCGAAATTTCTTATTGAAACTTCAGAAAAAAACATTTTAATCGATTGTGGTTTATTTCAAGGTTTAAAAGTATTACGCGAGTTAAACTGGAATAATCTACCCATTAAAGTCAATGAAATAGACCTTGTTTTACTTACCCACGGTCATTTAGATCACGTGGGGTATTTACCAAGACTCTTAAAACAGGGGTTTAAAGGAAAAATTATAGGAACAGCCCCAACGCTTGCTATTGGCGAAATTATACTAAAAGACAGTGCTAAAATTCAGGAAGAAGAGGCTAAAAAAGCGAACGCCGATAAGTACACAAAACACCATCCCGCTTTAGCTTTTTATACTATTAAAGACGCCGAAAACACCATTAAACTCTTTCAAGCGGAAGAAATAGATACATGGATTCAATTATCTAAAAACATAGCTTATCGTTTTCAATATAATGGCCATATCATTGGTGCCACTTTTATAGAACTGGATATTTTTGAAAAACGCTTCGTATTTTCAGGTGATATAGGGCGAGAACAGGATTATTTATTAGAGACACCTAAGAAACCTGATAAAGCAGATGTTCTTTTTATAGAAAGTACTTATGGTAATAAATTACATCCAGATGAAGCTATTGAAACACTGCTCTCTGATTTAATAAAAGACACGATTAACAAAAAAGGACAGTTAATTATTCCAAGTTTTGCAGTTGAACGTTTACAAACCTTGATGTACATTCTTTGGAAACTATATCAAAAAAACAAAATCCCTAACATTCCCATTTTTATAGATAGCCCCATGGGAAATAATGTTTTAGACGTCTTTAATCGTTTTCCAAAATGGCACAAGTTATCTGATACTGAGTACAGAGCCATGTGTAATCATGTTACCATTGTACAATCTTATAAAGAAACCTGGGATACGATTGACGATAAACGTTCAAAAATAATCATTGCAGGCAGCGGCATGGTTACTGGCGGCCGTGTTCTAACCTATTTAAAACAACTTATTGATGAGCCGTCAACCACCGTTTTACTCGTTGGTTATCAGGCCGAAGGGACTCGGGGTAGACAATTACATGATGGCGCTCATGAAATCAAACTCTTTGGAAAATATTATCCAGTAAAAGCGACTATTAAGCGTATTGATAGTCTCTCGGCTCATGCAGATCAACAAGAACTTTTAAATTGGATGAGCGCTATAAAAAACACCCCAGAGAAAGTGTTTTTAGTTCATGGAGAACCCACGGCACTCGATGCCTTTAGAGTTAAAATAAAGACGGTTTATGATTGGACTGCAACCATTCCAAAACTTGGTGATGTTGAAAAAATAATTCAATAA
- a CDS encoding Hsp20/alpha crystallin family protein, translating to MSLIKFNNTNRLFPWSNTSLKDFLGSDDFFNNDFFEEDSLMPAMNVKENTNDFQIEFAAPGFNKKDFEVTIEDNVLHVYGEKSTKEEEKDNDYTRKEFSYNSFKRSLTLPKTIDLDQKVKATYKDGILHLDLMKKEEAEKLQTKKIVQIA from the coding sequence ATGTCACTTATTAAATTCAACAACACCAACAGATTATTTCCATGGAGTAATACTAGTTTAAAAGATTTTTTAGGTTCAGATGACTTCTTTAATAATGATTTTTTTGAAGAAGACAGTTTAATGCCTGCAATGAATGTAAAAGAAAACACGAATGATTTTCAAATTGAATTTGCTGCTCCAGGATTTAACAAAAAGGATTTTGAAGTAACGATTGAAGATAATGTGCTTCATGTTTACGGTGAAAAAAGCACAAAAGAAGAAGAAAAAGACAATGACTACACACGCAAAGAATTTAGTTATAATTCTTTTAAAAGGTCTTTAACATTACCAAAAACCATTGATTTAGATCAGAAAGTAAAGGCCACTTACAAAGATGGAATACTTCATTTAGATCTTATGAAAAAAGAGGAAGCAGAAAAATTACAAACAAAAAAAATAGTTCAAATTGCTTAA